One region of Lactobacillus johnsonii genomic DNA includes:
- the parE gene encoding DNA topoisomerase IV subunit B has translation MAKANKTTSSYDDSSIQILHGLEAVRKRPGMYIGSTDRHGLNHLIYEIVDNSVDEAMAGYGKEINVTIHKDNSVTVQDFGRGMPTGMHESGIPTIEVILTVLHAGGKFTEKNYQTSGGLHGVGSSVVNALSSYLKVRVVRDGQAYEEEFENGGHPIGTLKHLGKTKDKNGTTITFKPDPTIFSTTTYNYETIQERIRESAFLLKGVKFTLTDEREPEHHDEFLYEDGIKSFVSYLNEDKDTMGDVFYFSGKQNGIEVEFSGQYNDGYSENFVSFVNNVRTADGGSHEAGARSGFTKAFNDYAKKQGLLKNKDKGLEGSDYREGLSAVLSVKIPEELLEFEGQTKGKLGTPQARSVVDSIVYEQLSYYLMENGEFAQSLVQKAQKARYAREAAKKARDESRSGKKRRKKEILSGKLTPAQSRNPKKNELFLVEGDSAGGSAKQGRDRKFQAILPLRGKVLNTQKAKLQDIFKNEEINTMIHTIGAGVGSDFQIKDANYDKIIIMTDADTDGAHIQILLLTFFYRYMRPMVEAGRVYIALPPLYKLQKGNGAKAKIKYAWTDEELSEDSKDMGKGFALQRFKGLGEMNADQLWETTMNPETRTLIRVKIDDAQLAEKRVTTLMGDKVAPRRKWIDENVKFRMGEDGSILETSRD, from the coding sequence TTGGCTAAAGCAAATAAAACTACCAGTTCATATGATGATTCTTCGATTCAGATTCTTCATGGACTAGAGGCAGTAAGAAAACGTCCAGGAATGTATATCGGTTCAACTGATCGGCATGGGTTAAATCACTTGATTTATGAAATCGTTGATAACTCAGTTGACGAAGCAATGGCTGGTTATGGTAAAGAAATCAATGTAACTATTCATAAAGATAACTCAGTTACGGTTCAAGATTTTGGACGTGGAATGCCAACAGGAATGCATGAATCAGGAATTCCAACTATTGAAGTTATCCTTACTGTGTTACATGCAGGTGGTAAGTTTACCGAAAAGAATTATCAAACTTCTGGTGGTTTACATGGAGTAGGTTCTTCTGTTGTAAATGCACTATCTTCTTACTTAAAAGTAAGAGTAGTCAGAGACGGTCAAGCATATGAAGAAGAATTTGAAAATGGTGGTCATCCAATTGGTACGCTTAAGCATTTAGGCAAGACTAAGGATAAAAATGGTACTACTATTACTTTTAAACCAGATCCAACTATTTTTTCTACTACCACATATAATTACGAAACTATTCAAGAACGAATTCGTGAGTCAGCTTTTCTATTAAAGGGTGTTAAGTTCACACTAACTGATGAACGAGAACCAGAACATCATGATGAGTTTCTATATGAAGATGGAATTAAGTCATTTGTATCTTATTTAAACGAAGACAAAGATACAATGGGAGATGTTTTTTACTTTTCTGGTAAACAAAATGGAATTGAAGTTGAATTTTCAGGCCAATACAATGATGGATATTCCGAAAACTTTGTTTCATTTGTAAATAATGTTCGTACAGCTGATGGTGGTAGTCATGAAGCGGGAGCACGTAGTGGGTTTACAAAGGCTTTTAATGATTACGCTAAAAAGCAAGGGCTATTAAAGAATAAGGATAAAGGTCTAGAAGGTAGCGATTATCGTGAAGGCTTAAGTGCAGTATTATCTGTTAAGATTCCAGAAGAATTACTAGAATTTGAAGGACAGACTAAAGGAAAACTTGGAACTCCTCAAGCTAGAAGTGTTGTAGACAGCATTGTTTATGAACAGCTTTCATACTATTTAATGGAAAACGGAGAATTTGCTCAAAGCTTAGTTCAGAAAGCACAAAAAGCAAGGTATGCACGTGAAGCTGCTAAAAAGGCCAGAGATGAAAGCAGAAGTGGTAAAAAGAGACGAAAGAAGGAGATTCTTTCAGGAAAATTAACTCCTGCTCAATCACGTAATCCAAAGAAAAATGAGTTATTCCTAGTCGAAGGGGACTCAGCCGGTGGTTCCGCAAAACAAGGAAGAGATAGAAAGTTCCAAGCTATTTTGCCATTACGAGGCAAGGTCTTAAATACACAAAAAGCTAAGTTACAAGATATCTTTAAAAATGAAGAAATCAATACCATGATCCATACTATTGGTGCAGGTGTTGGGTCAGATTTTCAGATTAAGGATGCAAATTACGATAAAATCATCATCATGACAGATGCGGATACTGATGGTGCCCATATTCAAATTTTGCTTTTAACTTTCTTTTACAGATATATGCGTCCAATGGTTGAAGCGGGTCGTGTGTATATTGCTCTGCCTCCTTTATACAAATTACAAAAAGGTAACGGAGCAAAAGCCAAGATTAAATATGCTTGGACTGATGAAGAATTGAGCGAAGACTCTAAAGACATGGGTAAGGGTTTTGCTTTGCAGCGTTTCAAAGGTTTAGGTGAAATGAATGCTGATCAATTATGGGAAACAACTATGAATCCTGAAACTCGTACCTTAATTAGAGTTAAGATTGACGATGCTCAACTTGCTGAAAAGCGTGTAACAACCTTAATGGGAGATAAAGTGGCCCCTAGAAGAAAATGGATTGATGAAAACGTTAAATTCCGTATGGGTGAAGACGGATCAATTCTAGAAACAAGTAGAGATTAA
- the recQ gene encoding DNA helicase RecQ, with protein MKSSIEVLKNVFGYTTFRPGQERVIEQVLKGKNVLAVMPTGAGKSMCYQIPALVNPGLTLVISPLISLMKDQIDSLKQNGINAAALNSATPQEEVNPILRQAYEGKIKLLYITPERLAMDYFRYQLNFLDISLVAVDEAHCISQWGHDFRPAYRQIMEGVKSIKSQPNILALTATATPSVQKDIADQLNIPAENYVITSFARPNLSFKVVDNPKNTNLYLLDYIKKHPNQSGIVYASTRKNVEELTDYLAQNGILTASYHAGLSNKERADVQDAFQFDKVQVIVATNAFGMGIDKRNVRFVIHANSTPNLESYYQEAGRAGRDGEPCEGILIYHPKDIRLYRWFIEQSDLDDEYQKIQYQKLAAITKYVNTTECLQQFIVRYFGQTCSPCGKCSNCLGTFIEKDITAESKKIISTIYELDGRFGKNVVADVVTGANNQRMREIRASNFKNYGSLKLGKRAALDLINYLISHNYLELTDTQYPVVHVTNLGWDVLDDKKQVSQKISKNIRKSIQLTNQISEKENNLFLRLKETRLELAKEQGIPAFYIFSDKSLRDMALQKPKTKTDFLNISGVGQAKLKAYGQIMLDTIRKYLKEEID; from the coding sequence ATGAAATCATCAATAGAAGTACTAAAAAACGTTTTTGGTTATACAACTTTTCGTCCTGGACAAGAGCGAGTTATTGAGCAAGTTCTTAAAGGAAAAAATGTTTTAGCTGTAATGCCAACTGGAGCAGGAAAGTCAATGTGCTATCAGATACCGGCATTAGTTAATCCTGGTCTAACATTGGTAATATCTCCTTTAATTTCCTTAATGAAAGATCAGATAGATTCGCTAAAACAAAATGGTATTAATGCTGCTGCTTTAAATTCAGCAACTCCTCAAGAAGAAGTAAATCCAATCTTGAGACAAGCCTATGAAGGAAAAATAAAACTTTTATACATAACTCCTGAGCGGCTAGCAATGGATTATTTTCGCTATCAATTAAACTTTTTGGATATTTCTTTAGTTGCAGTCGATGAAGCCCACTGTATTTCTCAATGGGGCCATGACTTTAGACCTGCGTACCGCCAAATTATGGAGGGAGTAAAGTCAATTAAAAGCCAGCCTAACATTTTAGCTTTAACAGCAACGGCAACCCCTTCAGTGCAGAAAGATATTGCAGATCAATTAAATATTCCGGCTGAAAATTATGTTATTACTTCATTTGCAAGACCAAATTTGAGCTTCAAGGTAGTAGATAATCCTAAAAATACTAACTTATATCTTTTAGATTATATTAAAAAGCATCCCAATCAATCAGGGATTGTGTATGCGAGTACAAGAAAAAATGTTGAAGAGTTGACTGACTATTTAGCTCAAAATGGAATTTTAACAGCGAGTTATCATGCTGGGCTATCTAATAAAGAAAGAGCCGATGTACAAGATGCCTTTCAATTTGATAAGGTCCAAGTGATTGTTGCAACAAATGCTTTTGGTATGGGAATTGATAAAAGAAATGTTCGATTTGTAATTCACGCTAATAGTACTCCAAACTTAGAATCATATTATCAAGAAGCCGGGAGAGCAGGCAGAGACGGAGAGCCATGTGAAGGAATATTAATTTATCACCCGAAAGATATTAGACTATATCGTTGGTTTATTGAACAATCTGATTTAGATGATGAATACCAAAAAATTCAATATCAGAAATTAGCTGCAATTACTAAGTACGTCAATACAACGGAATGTTTACAACAATTTATCGTCAGATATTTTGGTCAGACTTGCTCTCCATGTGGCAAATGTTCTAATTGTTTGGGAACATTTATTGAAAAAGATATTACTGCAGAAAGCAAAAAAATCATTTCAACAATTTATGAACTTGATGGACGTTTTGGCAAAAATGTAGTTGCCGATGTAGTTACAGGTGCCAATAATCAGCGCATGCGAGAAATTCGGGCATCTAATTTTAAAAATTATGGTAGTTTGAAGTTGGGGAAGAGGGCTGCCTTAGACTTAATTAATTATCTAATCAGTCATAACTACTTGGAGCTAACAGATACTCAATATCCTGTAGTTCATGTAACTAATTTAGGATGGGACGTTTTAGATGATAAAAAGCAAGTAAGTCAAAAGATTTCAAAAAATATCAGAAAATCAATACAACTTACTAATCAAATTTCAGAAAAGGAGAATAATCTATTCTTGCGTTTAAAGGAAACACGCTTAGAGTTAGCTAAAGAGCAGGGAATACCAGCATTTTATATTTTCTCTGATAAATCATTAAGAGATATGGCACTTCAAAAACCTAAAACAAAAACAGACTTTTTGAATATTTCAGGTGTTGGTCAAGCAAAATTAAAAGCATATGGGCAAATTATGCTTGATACCATTAGAAAATATTTGAAAGAAGAAATAGATTAA
- a CDS encoding sugar O-acetyltransferase, producing MEENTKNMLAGLPYRPDTEELRAISTKAHRLSRDYNQTADEDKEVRKAIIDNLFPEHGEGVYLQGPIEVDYGKFTKLGKNFYANFNLTILDTCPVTIGDNVMCGPNTSLVTPLHPLLPEQRNARLQADGKIADIEYGAPITIGDNCWLASNVTVCPGVTIGNNCVIGAGSVVTKDIPDNSLVLGVPGRVVRKITEKDHLDNYPY from the coding sequence ATGGAAGAAAATACTAAAAATATGCTAGCAGGATTACCTTATCGTCCCGACACAGAAGAGTTAAGAGCTATTTCGACAAAGGCGCATCGCTTAAGCCGTGATTATAATCAAACAGCAGATGAAGATAAGGAAGTAAGAAAAGCAATTATTGATAATTTATTTCCAGAGCATGGAGAAGGAGTTTACCTTCAAGGACCAATTGAAGTAGATTACGGTAAATTTACAAAATTAGGTAAAAATTTTTATGCTAACTTTAATTTGACTATTCTAGATACTTGTCCAGTTACTATTGGCGACAATGTAATGTGTGGTCCTAATACTTCATTAGTAACGCCGCTGCATCCCTTATTGCCAGAGCAAAGAAATGCGCGCTTACAGGCAGATGGTAAGATAGCAGATATCGAATATGGCGCACCAATTACAATTGGCGATAATTGCTGGTTAGCTAGTAATGTAACTGTTTGTCCAGGAGTAACGATTGGAAACAACTGCGTTATTGGGGCTGGTAGTGTAGTTACAAAAGATATTCCAGATAATTCTTTAGTTTTAGGTGTTCCAGGCCGAGTAGTTAGAAAAATCACTGAGAAAGACCACCTAGATAATTATCCATATTAA
- a CDS encoding aldo/keto reductase has protein sequence MTEVPTITLNDGNKMPLLGLGVFQIPDHEKARQTVEMALANGYRMIDTAEVYENQIAVGEAIAESAVNRDDIFLTTKIWVSNMSFKKATKAIDHDLKELGTDYLDLVLLHQPYGDTFGAWNALAAAKRAGKVRSIGLSNFYPDQYMNLELAHEDKPAINQIEINPWFQQTNDVKFFQGRDVAVEAWAQFAEGKHDIFNNKTLKEIAEAHHKTTAQVILRWLTQQDIVVIPKSVHEKRQKENLDIFDFELTKDEMDKIKGLDKGVSQFFDHRDPAVIDDIFGESLKQLRDSE, from the coding sequence ATGACAGAAGTTCCAACTATTACATTAAATGATGGCAATAAAATGCCTTTACTTGGTTTAGGCGTCTTCCAAATACCAGATCATGAAAAAGCAAGACAAACAGTAGAGATGGCGTTAGCAAACGGTTATCGCATGATTGATACTGCAGAAGTATATGAAAATCAAATTGCTGTAGGTGAAGCAATTGCAGAGAGTGCAGTTAATAGAGACGATATTTTCTTAACTACAAAAATTTGGGTTTCAAACATGTCATTTAAAAAAGCTACTAAAGCAATTGATCATGACTTAAAAGAATTAGGAACTGATTATTTAGACTTAGTATTACTTCACCAACCATATGGCGATACATTCGGCGCTTGGAACGCTTTAGCTGCTGCTAAGCGCGCTGGTAAAGTTCGTTCAATTGGTTTATCAAACTTTTATCCTGATCAATACATGAACTTAGAGCTTGCTCATGAAGATAAGCCAGCAATTAACCAAATTGAAATTAATCCATGGTTCCAACAAACTAACGATGTTAAATTCTTTCAAGGAAGAGATGTAGCTGTAGAAGCTTGGGCTCAATTTGCAGAAGGTAAACATGATATTTTCAATAATAAGACATTGAAAGAAATTGCTGAAGCTCACCACAAGACTACTGCTCAAGTTATTTTGCGTTGGCTAACCCAACAAGATATTGTTGTTATTCCAAAATCTGTTCATGAAAAACGTCAAAAAGAAAATCTTGATATTTTTGACTTTGAATTAACTAAAGATGAAATGGATAAGATTAAAGGATTAGATAAGGGCGTAAGTCAATTCTTTGACCACCGTGACCCAGCAGTAATTGATGATATTTTCGGAGAAAGCCTAAAGCAATTACGTGATTCAGAATAG
- a CDS encoding LysR family transcriptional regulator gives MKTNTDAVLSAKSLRYFLQLIDNMSYTQAAQILGITQPALTQQIKKLERAVGSPLFGQMGKKLYLTDAGLKMEETAKALFSTVNNAVDSIQQYTKSDTGTISLGILSTIEARVIDQFLVKFNHKYPDITLHVGFYNRTELWDRLDNNQLDLAVLYMPDHNSTVKNMKQYMAKQIYPEEVIFLTHDPEDEFNKTTQHKWVAYPKDYYLPQIVRRFYASEFPNNELNTTVTFTAPYQLIKFAEQTDYNTYVSKSFYKAHKAEITLSPVKTKSETNFESCFIYRKNKSEIPRLVNFLKEWDKFIEEKDYDSRLEDIKVNI, from the coding sequence ATGAAAACAAATACTGATGCGGTTTTATCCGCGAAATCGTTACGTTACTTTCTTCAATTAATTGATAATATGAGTTATACGCAAGCAGCTCAAATTTTAGGTATTACTCAGCCGGCCTTAACGCAACAAATTAAAAAACTTGAACGAGCAGTTGGGTCACCATTATTTGGCCAAATGGGTAAGAAACTATATTTAACTGATGCTGGTTTAAAGATGGAAGAGACAGCAAAAGCACTATTTTCAACAGTTAATAATGCCGTAGACAGTATCCAGCAGTACACTAAATCAGATACCGGAACTATTTCTTTAGGAATATTATCTACTATTGAAGCAAGAGTAATTGATCAATTCTTAGTTAAATTCAACCATAAATATCCTGATATAACATTACATGTGGGTTTCTATAATAGGACAGAGCTTTGGGATAGACTAGATAATAATCAATTAGATTTAGCAGTTCTTTACATGCCAGATCATAATTCAACTGTGAAGAACATGAAACAGTATATGGCAAAACAAATTTATCCTGAAGAAGTTATTTTCTTAACTCACGATCCAGAAGATGAGTTTAATAAAACAACTCAGCATAAATGGGTTGCTTATCCTAAGGACTACTATTTACCACAAATTGTTCGTCGCTTTTATGCTAGTGAGTTTCCAAACAATGAATTAAATACTACGGTAACCTTTACTGCTCCGTATCAATTAATCAAATTTGCTGAACAAACTGACTATAACACCTATGTCTCCAAGAGTTTTTATAAGGCACACAAGGCTGAAATTACATTATCTCCAGTAAAGACAAAGAGTGAGACAAACTTTGAAAGTTGTTTTATTTATCGTAAAAATAAGAGTGAAATACCTCGACTAGTCAACTTCCTAAAAGAGTGGGATAAGTTTATTGAAGAAAAAGATTATGATAGTAGACTAGAGGATATTAAAGTTAATATTTAG
- the parC gene encoding DNA topoisomerase IV subunit A: MTQTNERIRELPLEEVMGERFGRYSKYIIQERALPDIRDGLKPVQRRILYAMYKDNNTYDKPYKKAAKAVGNVMGNFHPHGDSSIYGALVHLSQDWKMREPLIEMHGNNGSMDGDGPAAMRYTESRLSKISNLLLQDIDKETVQMILNFDDTEYEPTVLPAHFPNLLVNGSTGISAGYATEIPPHNLAEVIEAAVYLLKHPDATTDDLMKFVKGPDFPTGGIVLGTKGIKEAYETGRGRIQVRSKTTIQEIKGHRQQIVVTEVPFGVNKAMMVKKIDEIRLNKEIDGISEVRDETDRHGLSIVIELKKGADSQNILNYLFKNTDLQVSYNFNMVAIDRMTPVQVGLKRILSSYLAHKKDVVTKRTEFDLKKAKQRLEIVEGLIHALDILDQVIKTIRSSKDKKDAKKNLIAKYEFTPNQAEAIVSLQLYRLTNTDVNQLKKEQADLNKKIEKFNEILSDNKVLERVVVKELNAVKREFGSPRRTEITAKAAKIEINEKALVADEDVRVLVSKDGYLKRSSLRSFQSTDDEDNGLPAGDKVVFEKTMSTLDNLYIFTNKGNLIYRPVHELIETKWKETGQHLSQEIGLDSDEEIIRVFEVNDLKANLNFLIATNDGYIKQVTLADLQPTRTYKSRAITAIKLKSNDSKVVRIDQVQPDSKEEITLITNQAYAVRFDINEIPTSGSKAVGVKSVNLKDDDYIVNYVLADPKYIDLIKVGIITQRGAFKQLKLNLINKVTRAKRGVLVLRELKTKPHRIMAISSYGGNHILHLNTSSDRHIELNTSEFPLGDRYSNGSFVLDPMTDGTPVSLTLGQPIADGRDKTEDLF; the protein is encoded by the coding sequence ATGACACAAACAAATGAAAGAATTAGGGAATTACCTCTTGAAGAAGTTATGGGTGAAAGATTTGGACGATATTCAAAATATATTATCCAAGAACGTGCTCTCCCAGATATTCGAGATGGCTTAAAACCAGTTCAACGTCGTATTCTTTATGCGATGTATAAAGATAATAATACATATGATAAGCCTTATAAGAAGGCGGCAAAAGCTGTCGGTAATGTCATGGGTAACTTTCACCCTCATGGTGATAGTTCTATTTATGGGGCTTTGGTTCACTTATCGCAAGATTGGAAAATGCGTGAACCTTTAATCGAAATGCACGGTAATAATGGATCAATGGATGGGGATGGTCCAGCAGCCATGCGTTATACCGAATCTCGTTTAAGTAAAATTTCTAATTTACTTTTACAAGATATTGATAAAGAAACTGTTCAAATGATTTTGAACTTTGATGATACAGAGTATGAACCAACAGTTTTACCGGCTCACTTTCCTAACTTATTAGTTAATGGATCAACAGGTATCTCAGCTGGATACGCAACTGAAATTCCACCTCATAATCTTGCTGAGGTTATTGAAGCAGCTGTTTATCTGCTAAAGCATCCCGATGCTACAACAGATGATTTGATGAAATTTGTTAAGGGACCCGATTTTCCAACAGGTGGCATTGTCCTAGGAACTAAGGGCATTAAAGAGGCCTATGAAACTGGTCGTGGAAGAATTCAAGTTAGGTCTAAGACTACAATTCAAGAAATTAAAGGCCATCGTCAGCAAATCGTTGTAACCGAAGTACCTTTCGGCGTAAATAAAGCAATGATGGTTAAGAAAATTGACGAAATCCGTTTAAATAAGGAAATTGACGGTATTTCAGAAGTAAGAGATGAAACTGATCGTCACGGCCTTTCAATTGTAATCGAACTTAAAAAGGGTGCTGATAGTCAAAACATCTTGAACTATCTATTTAAAAACACTGACTTACAAGTTTCATACAATTTCAATATGGTTGCTATTGATCGTATGACTCCTGTACAAGTTGGATTAAAGCGTATTTTATCTTCTTATTTAGCACATAAAAAAGATGTTGTAACTAAGAGAACAGAATTTGATCTAAAGAAAGCTAAACAGCGTCTAGAAATAGTTGAAGGTCTTATTCATGCCTTAGATATTTTAGATCAAGTAATCAAAACTATTAGATCTTCTAAAGATAAAAAAGATGCTAAAAAGAATTTAATTGCTAAGTATGAGTTCACTCCTAATCAAGCGGAAGCTATAGTTTCTTTGCAGTTATACCGTTTAACTAATACTGATGTTAACCAACTTAAAAAGGAACAAGCAGATTTAAATAAAAAAATCGAAAAGTTCAATGAAATATTAAGTGATAATAAGGTTCTTGAAAGAGTTGTAGTTAAAGAATTAAATGCGGTAAAAAGAGAATTCGGTTCACCAAGAAGAACAGAAATTACTGCTAAAGCAGCTAAAATTGAAATTAATGAAAAAGCTCTAGTAGCTGATGAAGATGTACGAGTATTAGTAAGTAAAGACGGCTACTTGAAGCGTTCATCTCTTCGTTCATTCCAATCAACCGATGATGAAGATAATGGATTGCCTGCTGGTGATAAGGTTGTGTTTGAAAAAACAATGTCTACCTTGGATAACCTTTATATTTTTACTAATAAAGGAAACCTAATTTATCGTCCAGTACATGAATTAATTGAAACAAAATGGAAAGAAACAGGGCAGCACCTGTCTCAAGAAATTGGTCTTGATAGTGATGAAGAAATTATTCGGGTGTTTGAAGTTAATGATTTAAAGGCCAATTTAAACTTTTTGATTGCTACCAACGATGGATACATTAAACAAGTTACATTAGCCGATTTACAACCTACTAGAACATATAAGTCTCGTGCAATTACTGCTATTAAGCTTAAGAGTAATGACAGTAAAGTTGTCCGCATTGATCAAGTTCAACCTGATAGTAAAGAAGAAATTACTCTAATTACTAACCAAGCCTACGCAGTAAGATTTGATATTAATGAAATACCTACATCTGGTTCAAAAGCCGTAGGGGTCAAGTCAGTTAACCTTAAAGATGATGACTACATAGTAAATTATGTTTTAGCTGATCCTAAATATATTGATTTAATTAAGGTTGGAATCATCACTCAACGGGGGGCCTTTAAGCAACTCAAACTTAACCTTATAAATAAAGTTACACGTGCAAAACGAGGTGTCCTTGTACTACGTGAACTTAAGACTAAGCCTCATCGAATTATGGCAATCAGTAGTTATGGTGGAAATCATATTCTTCATCTGAATACTTCTAGTGATCGTCATATTGAGCTTAATACTTCTGAATTCCCATTGGGCGATCGCTATTCAAATGGATCGTTTGTACTAGACCCAATGACAGATGGGACTCCTGTCTCATTAACGCTTGGTCAGCCAATCGCAGATGGAAGAGATAAAACTGAAGATTTATTTTAA
- a CDS encoding manganese-dependent inorganic pyrophosphatase — protein sequence MAKELIFGHQNPDTDAIGTAIAYSYLQNKLGYDTEAVALGEANDETKYALNKFGFTAPRVIKTASNEVDAVMLVDHNEPQQSVSDIDKVKVTHVVDHHRIMNFNTADPLYYRAAPVGCTSTIMWQMYNEKEIEIPQDIAGIMLSAIISDTLLLKSPTTTDQDKEAVVSLANIAGVDYKEYGLKMLKAGTNIADKSEEDLIDLDAKSFELNGSNVRVAQINVVDLPEALERKDAFLKAMDEASKREGYDMFMLLITNILDSDSEALVVGSDESKAKFEKAFNAKLSDSEVKLPGVVSRKKQVVPPLTNAFEA from the coding sequence ATGGCAAAAGAATTGATTTTTGGTCACCAAAATCCTGATACAGATGCAATCGGAACAGCAATTGCATACTCATACTTACAAAATAAGTTAGGTTACGATACCGAAGCGGTTGCTTTAGGTGAAGCTAATGATGAAACTAAGTATGCTTTAAATAAGTTTGGGTTTACTGCACCTCGTGTTATTAAAACTGCTTCAAATGAAGTTGATGCAGTAATGCTTGTTGACCATAACGAACCTCAACAAAGTGTTTCTGACATTGATAAGGTTAAAGTAACTCATGTAGTTGATCACCACCGTATTATGAACTTCAATACTGCTGATCCTTTATACTACCGTGCAGCTCCAGTTGGTTGTACCAGTACCATTATGTGGCAAATGTACAACGAAAAAGAAATTGAAATTCCACAAGATATTGCAGGAATTATGCTTTCAGCTATTATCTCAGATACTTTACTCTTAAAGTCACCAACTACTACTGACCAAGATAAAGAAGCTGTGGTATCTTTAGCAAATATTGCTGGTGTTGACTACAAGGAATATGGTCTTAAGATGCTTAAAGCTGGTACTAATATTGCTGACAAGTCAGAAGAAGACTTAATTGATTTAGATGCTAAGAGTTTTGAATTAAACGGTAGCAACGTTCGTGTAGCCCAAATTAACGTTGTTGATTTACCAGAAGCATTAGAACGTAAAGACGCATTCTTAAAGGCTATGGATGAAGCTTCTAAGCGTGAAGGCTACGATATGTTTATGCTTTTAATTACCAACATTCTTGACTCAGATTCAGAAGCTTTAGTAGTAGGTAGTGATGAATCAAAGGCTAAATTTGAAAAAGCATTTAACGCTAAATTATCAGATTCAGAAGTTAAATTACCAGGCGTTGTTTCAAGAAAGAAGCAAGTTGTTCCTCCTTTAACTAATGCTTTTGAAGCTTAA
- the plsY gene encoding glycerol-3-phosphate 1-O-acyltransferase PlsY — protein MSTLNYLLIFILAYLIGSFPTGVLVGKIFFHEDIRNFGSGNIGTTNSFRVMGPVAGSAVLVIDVLKGTLATDLPLIFHLKGPKYLLLIAGACAILGHTFSIFLKFKGGKAVATSAGVFLGYNLKFFGLCALVFLPMLFITSYVSLSSLVSIVIIFICSFWFHDIFLTIITGTMMILLFVRHRSNIKRLINHEENIVPFGLWYWYKKSHGLLKKNAKNK, from the coding sequence ATGTCTACGTTGAATTATTTACTAATTTTTATTTTAGCATACTTGATTGGATCCTTTCCCACAGGTGTGTTAGTCGGAAAGATATTTTTTCATGAAGATATAAGAAATTTTGGATCAGGAAATATTGGTACAACCAACTCGTTTAGAGTAATGGGACCTGTAGCAGGCAGTGCAGTTTTAGTCATTGATGTATTAAAAGGGACACTTGCAACAGATTTACCATTAATTTTCCATCTAAAGGGACCAAAGTATTTATTACTAATTGCTGGTGCCTGTGCCATTCTAGGTCATACCTTTTCCATCTTTCTAAAGTTTAAGGGAGGAAAAGCGGTAGCAACTAGCGCCGGCGTCTTTCTTGGCTATAATTTAAAATTCTTTGGACTATGTGCCCTCGTATTTTTACCAATGCTATTTATTACCTCATATGTAAGTTTATCAAGCTTGGTTTCAATAGTTATCATCTTCATTTGTTCCTTCTGGTTTCATGATATCTTTCTTACAATCATTACAGGAACTATGATGATCTTGCTCTTTGTAAGACACCGCTCCAATATCAAGCGCCTAATTAATCATGAAGAAAATATCGTTCCTTTTGGACTATGGTATTGGTACAAAAAGTCTCATGGATTGCTAAAAAAGAATGCTAAAAATAAATAA